The Microcoleus sp. FACHB-672 region GAAGGCTGGGTGTTTTCCTCTTCTTCAGTTGGTGAGGTCACAGTCCCTTCACTGGAAGGCTTGTCATCCGATTCCATTCCAGAAGGCATAGTTGCGGGCCGATCTCCAGAAGGCATGGTAGTTGGCTGGTCAACAGAAGGTGTGGTTGCGGGCCGTTCTACAGAAGGCATGGCTTCGGAATCTTCCCCAGTTGGTGTGGTCATGGGCCGTTCTCCAGCCGGTCTTGCCGAAGGCCGATCTCCAGTCGGTGTGGTCAGGGGGCGATCTCCAGTCGGTCTTGCCGAGGGCCGATCTCCAGTCGGTGTGGTCAGGGGGCGATCTCCAGTCGGTCTTGCCGAGGGCCGATCTCCAGCCGGTGTGGTCATGGGGCGATCTCCAGTCGGTCTTGCCGAAGGCCGATCTCCAGTCGGTGTGGTCATGGGGCGATCTCCACTCGGTCTTGCCGAAGGCCGATCTCCAGAAGGCATGGTGTCGGACTCTGCCCCAGTCGGTGTGGTCGAGGGCCGATCCCCAGCAGGCATGGTGTTGAGTTGTTCTTCTACCGGCGAGGTAACACTTCCTTCACTAGAAGGCGCGTCATCAGGCCGTTCTAAACTAGGCGTAAGTTCTGGCCGTTCCTGCGTAGGAGTAGTTGTTGGCTGTTGTGCACTGGGGGCGGATTCTGCTTTAACAGCCGCTGGGAGGCTGAGCAGGAGAGCAGCGCTGGCGGTGCCGGCTATGCTGATTACTTTTTTGCTTAAAACCAGAAAATTCAGTGTTTTCATGGATATTCCTCCGTTTTTGTGTAAAGATTTTGTAACAACCTGTTAAAGATTATGACATTTTTTGTAGCAGTTGCGAGTTTAGAAAAAACTAACAGGAGATTACAATGCTAGAGCTGTACCAATTTGAACTGTCTCAGTACAGTGAAAAAGTGCGCCTAATGCTTGATTATAAAGGATTAGCGTACCGAAAAATAGAAGTGACCCCAGGGGTGGGCCAGCTAGAAGTCTACCGGCTATCTGGCCAGCGGCAATTGCCGGTACTCAAAGATGGAAATATTGTTATTGCGGATTCTACGGAGATCGCCAAATATCTTGACCAGCAGTATCCAGATCGACCGATGATCCCCACAGCCCCCAAAGAACGGGCGCTGTGTTTGCTCATGGAAGAATGGGCGGATGAGTCGATTGGTGTGAAAAGCCGGAAAGTGCTGTTTAACGGACTCAGCCAAGATCAGCGCTTTCGCAGCGCTATGTTGCCGGCGAATACCCCTGATGTTCTGAAAAATCTGGTTGAATCCGTGCCGTCTGAGGTGCTCAAGACCTTAGGATTTGGGCTGGGAGTCAGTCCTGATGCAGTGAAATCCGCCACAGAAGCGATTAAGCAAGACTTAGAAGCCTTATGCTTGCTGCTGCGTGAGCAAGCTTATTTGGTAACAGATCATCCAACAATGGCAGATTTGGCCGTAGCTGGGTTATCGATATTGCTCAAGTTTCCAACCGGCCCTTATTTGGATCTGCCGGCAGAGTTGCGCGGTAAAGGTGTCCCCGGCATTGCCGATAACCCTTTGTATGACACATTTTTCACTTGGCGTGATCGCCTCTATGCAGACTACCGCCAGCCGTTAAGTACCGTCAGCGCCAGCGTCAGCGGTAGCCGGCCAACTTCAATCGAGATAGATTAATCTTTCGGGCATAGGGCATAGGGCATGGGGCATTGAATGAGAGGGAGTGGGGCATGGGGCATAGGGCATGGGAAGAGTAGGAGAGTTTGCAATTCCAAATGCCCAATGCCCAATCCCCAATCCCCAATCCCCAATTCTCCGTAACGTGGTTTTAAATCAAAATTCAGCATAAGATCAGCCACAGGGTTAAGCGATTTGTGGCATGAATCCAGAAAAGCCTTTAGGCTCGGTTATTCAAGGTTCCCTTAGTCAGGGACTCGAAGTGCGACTTCATCCGGATGTATCTGTAGAAGATATGCGGGTGGGTAAATTTTTGGTTGTTCGGGGCACGAGATCGCACTTTTTTTGTATGCTCACAGATGTTTGTCTGGGAACGTCGAGTGCTCGCATTGTGGCGAATCCTCCCCTCCCGGAGGACGATTTCTTGCAAGCGGTTTTAGCCGGCAGTGGCACTTATGGCACGATTAGTCTGTCGCCAATGCTGATGCTGACTCCAGACGAACTTGAGGAATGGGAGAGAGGCGGAACGGCAGCAGTGCAGCGGCGCGCCGGCTTAGAAGAAAATGATGGTAAAGGGGTACTTGCTTCTTTTCAGGCGCAAAGTGGCAGGCAGATCGAATTGCTGCCGGTGAAGACAATTCCCAGCCATTTCTCTCAAGTTTTTGACGCCAGTGAACGGGATTTCCGCAGCGTTTTTGGTTGGGAAGATGACCCCCACCGACGCAATTTTGCGATTGGTAAACCGCTTGATATGGACGTGCCGGTTTGTATTGACTTAGATCGGTTTGTCGAACGCAGCAACGGAGTATTTGGCAAATCCGGCACCGGCAAATCCTTTTTAACTCGCTTGTTGTTATCTGGGGTGATCCGCAAGCAAGCAGCGGTGAATCTAATTTTTGATATGCACTCCGAGTACGGTTGGGAAGCTGCAACTGAAGGCAAACAATTTAGCACGGTTAAAGGTTTGCGACAGTTATTCCCCAGCCAAGTTGAAATTTACACCCTCGATCCCACCTCAACAAAACGGCGTGGGGTGCGAGATGCTCAAGAACTTTATCTCAGCTACGATCAAATTGAAGTTGAAGATATTAGCCTCGTACAGAGAGAGTTAAATCTTTCAGAAGCCAGCATCGAAAATGCGATCATTCTCCGCAACGAGTTTGGCAAATCTTGGATTACT contains the following coding sequences:
- a CDS encoding glutathione S-transferase family protein, with the protein product MLELYQFELSQYSEKVRLMLDYKGLAYRKIEVTPGVGQLEVYRLSGQRQLPVLKDGNIVIADSTEIAKYLDQQYPDRPMIPTAPKERALCLLMEEWADESIGVKSRKVLFNGLSQDQRFRSAMLPANTPDVLKNLVESVPSEVLKTLGFGLGVSPDAVKSATEAIKQDLEALCLLLREQAYLVTDHPTMADLAVAGLSILLKFPTGPYLDLPAELRGKGVPGIADNPLYDTFFTWRDRLYADYRQPLSTVSASVSGSRPTSIEID
- a CDS encoding helicase HerA domain-containing protein, giving the protein MNPEKPLGSVIQGSLSQGLEVRLHPDVSVEDMRVGKFLVVRGTRSHFFCMLTDVCLGTSSARIVANPPLPEDDFLQAVLAGSGTYGTISLSPMLMLTPDELEEWERGGTAAVQRRAGLEENDGKGVLASFQAQSGRQIELLPVKTIPSHFSQVFDASERDFRSVFGWEDDPHRRNFAIGKPLDMDVPVCIDLDRFVERSNGVFGKSGTGKSFLTRLLLSGVIRKQAAVNLIFDMHSEYGWEAATEGKQFSTVKGLRQLFPSQVEIYTLDPTSTKRRGVRDAQELYLSYDQIEVEDISLVQRELNLSEASIENAIILRNEFGKSWITQLLAMSNEEIQMFCEEKRGNKSSIMALQRKLMRLDELKYMRNSSPKDYIGQILESITAGKHIVIEFGSQSDMLSYMLATNMISRRIHASYVQKSERFLQSKNPIDRPRQLVITIEEAHRFLDPAIVRSTIFGTIAREMRKYFVTLLIVDQRPSGIDNEVMSQVGTRITALLNDDKDIDAIFTGVSGGQSLRSVLSKLDSKQQALILGHAVPMPVVVQTRPYDETFYKEIGEVAWEEMPTATVLKAAEAARADLGF